The Astyanax mexicanus isolate ESR-SI-001 chromosome 7, AstMex3_surface, whole genome shotgun sequence genome has a window encoding:
- the dync2li1 gene encoding cytoplasmic dynein 2 light intermediate chain 1, with amino-acid sequence MPRVSSDTLWDFAAAELQTRESRSADEEAPEEEANVSERTVLFMGSKSGGKTTILLRCLDRDEAPKPTLALEYTFGRRARGHNTPKDIAHLWELGGGISLSDLVQIPITNQNISTVSVVLVLDLSKPSTLWGTLEKLLQAALNHLEKVCALPQRSGASKQRELLRILPKDHPDRELISPFPVPLLLIGSKYDIFQDFESEKRKVICKTLRFLAHYYGASLIFTSSKSETTMSKARSFVSHLAFGTERGKSLSADPSKPLIIPAGMDSLSQIGSPPAIDVDIGTLHARNPLDLWKKVFERVFPPESTKENKEVKDPAKDPQYCEPLIDSMRAQKDQELEQYKREQTKSWKGLALET; translated from the exons ATGCCTAGAGTTAG TTCAGACACGCTGTGGGACTTTGCTGCGGCGGAGCTTCAGACCAGAGAAAGCAGAAGTGCTGATGAAGAGGCTCCAGAGGAGGAGGCTAATGTGAGCGAGAGGACTGTGTTGTTTATGGGCAGTAAATCTGGG GGTAAAACTACAATATTGCTGAGGTGCCTTGATAG AGATGAAGCACCGAAACCAACCCTTGCTTTGGAGTATACGTTTGGGAGGCGAGCAAGAGGACATAATACG CCTAAAGACATAGCTCACCTGTGGGAACTGGGAGGAGGTATTTCTTTATCTGATCTAGTTCAAATACCCATCACCAATCAGAATATCAG CACTGTGTCTGTGGTGCTGGTCCTGGATTTGTCAAAGCCCAGCACTCTTTGGGGCACCTTGGAGAAACTCCTGCAGGCAGCCTTGAACCATCTGGAAAAAGTGTGTGCCTTACCGCAGAGGTCGGGAGCCAGCAAACAGAGAGAGCTGCTGCGTATTCTACCTAAAGATCACCCT GACAGAGAGCTCATCAGTCCCTTCCCTGTGCCTCTTCTTCTGATCGGTAGCAAGTATGATATCTTTCAG GACTTTGAATCAGAGAAGAGGAAGGTGATTTGTAAAACCCTCCGTTTCCTGGCACATTATTACGGTGCATCACTGATA TTCACTAGCAGTAAGTCAGAGACCACAATGTCAAAGGCAAGAAGCTTTGTCAGTCATCTAGCATTTGGAACGGAGAGAGG TAAGTCTTTGTCTGCAGACCCCAGCAAACCTCTCATAATCCCAGCTGGCATGGACTCTCTCAGTCAGATAG GATCTCCTCCAGCCATTGATGTTGATATTGGAACACTGCATGCTAGAAACCCGCTGGATCTGTGGAAGAAAGTTTTTGAAAGAGTTTTCCCTCCAGAG AGCACTAAGGAGAATAAAGAGGTGAAGGATCCAGCCAAAGACCCTCAGTACTGTGAGCCTCTTATAGACTCTATGAGAGCTCAGAAAGATCAG gAGTTGGAACAGTACAAGCGCGAGCAGACGAAGTCCTGGAAAGGCTTGGCTTTGGAGACCTAG